In a genomic window of Nostoc sp. UHCC 0870:
- a CDS encoding MFS transporter: protein MLASLEKTPLTIFREMKLFIIVWVGQLIASIGTTISAFALDVWVYEQTGSVTQFALIALANTLPLILLAPVAGLFVDRWDRKWTMIISDLLAILPTVAIAILLLIGRLEIWHIYLANTSSAVFMAFQMPAFIASITLLVPKQHLGRANGMLSLMNGTARLVAPPLGGVLLGLISLQGIIALHITTIFLSIGILLLLQFPQSRTPDITNEGSSFLKQTTYGFTYLLARPGLLGVLIISAYSFFLVGGVQVITTPLILSFAPVTVLGTIISLFGVAILAGGLLMGIWGGLERNMNMIYGCMLLTGVFLIVAGVQASIFVFIVGIFLFFLLRPIIASSTQAIFQAKVEPLVQGRVFSIKGAIEAVGLPLGYITIGPLAEKVFEPLMATDGFLAGNIGQIIGVGTGRGMGLLCIIMGILTISATCIAYFFPRLRLVEDELPDVIDEVALATPAADIPAMAK from the coding sequence ATGTTGGCAAGCCTAGAAAAAACGCCACTGACTATTTTCCGTGAAATGAAACTGTTTATCATTGTTTGGGTGGGGCAACTTATTGCATCTATTGGTACTACCATTAGCGCATTTGCTTTGGATGTTTGGGTTTACGAACAAACGGGTTCTGTCACCCAATTTGCTTTAATTGCCCTTGCCAATACTTTACCCCTGATTTTACTTGCTCCCGTAGCTGGGTTATTCGTGGATCGGTGGGATCGTAAATGGACAATGATTATCAGCGATTTATTGGCAATTTTACCAACTGTGGCGATCGCTATTTTATTGCTCATCGGTCGGTTGGAAATTTGGCACATTTACTTAGCCAATACCTCCAGTGCTGTCTTTATGGCTTTTCAAATGCCAGCTTTCATTGCTTCCATCACTCTCCTAGTGCCAAAACAGCACCTTGGTCGGGCTAATGGAATGCTGAGTTTGATGAACGGTACGGCGCGACTTGTCGCACCACCTTTAGGTGGTGTCCTGCTAGGACTGATTTCTCTGCAAGGGATTATTGCGCTGCATATAACCACCATCTTTTTGAGTATTGGTATCCTCTTGCTGCTTCAGTTCCCTCAATCCAGAACTCCTGATATTACCAACGAAGGAAGTTCCTTTCTCAAACAAACAACCTATGGCTTTACCTATTTATTAGCTAGGCCAGGACTACTAGGAGTATTAATCATCTCAGCTTACAGCTTTTTTCTTGTAGGAGGTGTTCAGGTCATCACTACACCCTTGATATTATCTTTTGCGCCTGTAACGGTTTTGGGGACTATTATTTCCCTCTTTGGCGTAGCTATTTTAGCAGGTGGCTTGCTGATGGGTATCTGGGGCGGTCTAGAGCGTAACATGAATATGATTTACGGCTGTATGCTTCTCACGGGTGTGTTTCTGATTGTCGCCGGTGTGCAAGCTTCTATTTTTGTCTTTATTGTTGGCATCTTCTTATTCTTTTTGCTCCGACCAATCATTGCTAGTTCAACCCAAGCTATTTTTCAGGCAAAAGTAGAACCATTAGTGCAGGGTAGAGTCTTTTCAATTAAAGGCGCGATCGAAGCTGTCGGTTTACCTCTTGGCTATATCACAATAGGCCCCCTGGCAGAAAAGGTTTTTGAACCTTTAATGGCTACTGATGGTTTCTTGGCAGGTAATATCGGACAAATTATTGGTGTCGGTACAGGTCGGGGGATGGGGCTTCTGTGCATCATCATGGGAATCTTGACTATTTCCGCAACCTGTATTGCTTACTTCTTCCCTCGTCTGAGACTTGTAGAAGATGAACTACCTGATGTGATTGATGAAGTAGCGTTGGCTACACCCGCCGCAGACATCCCTGCTATGGCGAAGTGA